One region of Streptomyces capillispiralis genomic DNA includes:
- a CDS encoding serine hydrolase domain-containing protein has protein sequence MTTRPLPTAAPADQGVDAAGVHAFLDALEADPDIEPHSLMILRHGRVVASGWWAPYTAARPHLLYSLSKSFTATAAALAEAEGLIDFDAPVLSYFPEFEAGITDPRSRAMLVRHVASMASGHESETVDAAFGTDPAEPVRGFLLQPPQRDPGTVFAYNQPCTYTLGAIVQRVTGQSLTAYLRPRILDPLGIGEALWLRDRAGREIGFSGLHAATDAVARFGLLYLNDGVWRGERLLPAGWAARAARPRVATAGAMGADDRPDWDLGYGYQFWASRHGFRGDGAYGQYCLVLPEHDAVIAATTATERMQEYLDLVWRHLLPAFRPGPLSGRKAEDSALGERLERLSLSPAAGSPAPPERAGDWSGAAFAPSGGIRADQPELTGARVTADTDGGWTLSLTDGGHRLDVRPGGPAWTVSEQPFPTAVSGGWTDADTLAVDVLFLETPHRLRVTCSLGARTVTARWLTRPLHGPRLRALRAPRDSVRTGPERPQEGAQRLPAGGFLPAVGRGGPAQ, from the coding sequence ATGACCACCCGCCCGCTCCCCACCGCCGCCCCCGCCGACCAGGGTGTGGACGCCGCCGGTGTCCACGCCTTCCTCGACGCCCTCGAAGCCGACCCGGACATCGAGCCGCACAGCCTGATGATCCTGCGCCACGGCCGGGTCGTGGCCTCCGGCTGGTGGGCGCCGTACACCGCCGCGCGCCCGCACCTGCTGTACTCGCTCAGCAAGAGCTTCACCGCCACCGCCGCGGCGCTCGCCGAGGCGGAGGGGCTGATCGACTTCGACGCCCCGGTGCTCTCGTACTTCCCGGAGTTCGAGGCCGGCATCACCGACCCGCGCAGCCGGGCGATGCTGGTCCGGCACGTGGCGTCCATGGCCAGCGGGCACGAGAGCGAGACCGTCGACGCCGCGTTCGGCACCGACCCCGCCGAACCCGTGCGCGGTTTCCTCCTCCAGCCGCCGCAGCGCGACCCGGGCACCGTCTTCGCCTACAACCAGCCCTGCACGTACACGCTCGGCGCGATCGTGCAGCGGGTCACCGGGCAGTCGCTCACCGCCTACCTGCGGCCCCGGATCCTCGACCCGCTGGGCATCGGCGAGGCGCTGTGGCTGCGGGACCGCGCCGGACGGGAGATCGGCTTCAGCGGACTGCACGCCGCCACCGACGCCGTCGCGCGGTTCGGCCTGCTGTACCTGAACGACGGGGTGTGGCGGGGCGAGCGGCTGCTGCCCGCGGGGTGGGCGGCCCGCGCCGCCCGCCCGCGCGTGGCGACCGCCGGCGCCATGGGGGCGGACGACCGGCCGGACTGGGACCTCGGCTACGGCTACCAGTTCTGGGCGTCCCGCCACGGATTCCGGGGCGACGGCGCGTACGGGCAGTACTGCCTGGTGCTGCCCGAGCACGACGCGGTGATCGCCGCGACGACGGCGACCGAGCGGATGCAGGAGTACCTGGATTTGGTGTGGCGGCACCTCCTGCCCGCCTTCCGGCCCGGTCCGCTGTCCGGCCGGAAGGCCGAGGACAGCGCCCTGGGCGAGCGCCTGGAACGGCTCTCCCTGTCACCGGCCGCGGGCAGCCCCGCACCGCCGGAGCGGGCCGGCGACTGGTCCGGCGCCGCGTTCGCCCCGTCCGGCGGGATCCGCGCGGACCAGCCGGAACTGACGGGGGCCCGGGTCACGGCGGACACCGACGGCGGCTGGACGCTGAGCCTGACCGACGGCGGCCACCGGCTCGACGTGCGGCCGGGCGGGCCGGCCTGGACCGTCTCCGAACAGCCCTTCCCCACGGCCGTGAGCGGCGGCTGGACCGATGCCGACACCCTCGCCGTCGACGTCCTGTTCCTGGAGACGCCCCACCGCCTGCGCGTCACCTGCTCCCTCGGCGCCCGTACCGTCACCGCCCGCTGGCTCACCCGGCCGCTGCACGGTCCGCGCCTGCGCGCGCTGCGCGCCCCGCGCGACTCAGTCCGTACCGGGCCGGAACGTCCGCAGGAAGGTGCGCAGCGCCTCCCGGCCGGCGGGTTCCTCCCAGCCGTCGGCCGGGGTGGTCCAGCGCAGTGA
- a CDS encoding serine/threonine-protein kinase — protein sequence MGRTRVSTDRSVAGRYRLVEIVQRETHRIRWYADDGWTGRPCLATRTWLPPDAGDAVRRAPSRVLRAAEDMSRLCPGRTATVVDSVVEDGFLWTVTAWIDGTPLDELLAEQGTFDCVRAARIALELLDVLDAGHAGGLPHGELSPGQVFVRPDGPVVVTGYGLAGATEAPRLTAPSYAAPEQARGERAGPAADLWALGAILYTMLEGRPPFRERGRPRATLKGVDRLPPRAPVRSGPLTRVVQGLLRKDPRERLTRQVVRGVLVRVLSGDPGAAPAGMPGPRLRGGHLAGVRSAGTGPGRRAVALGTALAVVTVAVAVLGASRGLPGTGAGAAADAPPASASAPAGSGPAGDGRDEPGDRGTAPPSAPPPSGGGGLPPGYRTVRAPEGFSVALPAGWERRDTSRVAGLAYRVTFGADGDPRTLAVTYSERVGADAVAVWRDDVEPALERSGGYERIGGIRATTYLGHEAADMEWYATADGTRVRTFGRGFLLGGGRGFSLRWTTPADGWEEPAGREALRTFLRTFRPGTD from the coding sequence GACGGGTGGACGGGCCGCCCCTGCCTGGCCACCCGCACCTGGCTGCCGCCGGACGCCGGTGACGCCGTCCGCCGCGCGCCCTCCCGCGTCCTGCGGGCGGCCGAGGACATGTCCCGGCTGTGCCCCGGCCGGACCGCCACCGTCGTCGACAGTGTCGTCGAGGACGGCTTCCTGTGGACGGTCACCGCCTGGATCGACGGCACACCGCTCGACGAACTCCTCGCGGAGCAGGGCACCTTCGACTGCGTGCGGGCCGCGCGCATCGCGCTGGAGCTGCTCGACGTCCTGGACGCCGGGCACGCCGGCGGTCTCCCGCACGGCGAACTCAGCCCCGGCCAGGTGTTCGTGCGCCCGGACGGCCCCGTCGTCGTCACGGGGTACGGCCTGGCCGGCGCCACGGAGGCACCCCGGCTCACGGCGCCGTCGTACGCCGCTCCGGAGCAGGCGCGCGGCGAGCGGGCCGGACCGGCGGCGGACCTGTGGGCGCTCGGCGCGATCCTCTACACGATGCTCGAGGGTCGTCCGCCGTTCCGGGAGCGCGGCCGGCCCCGGGCCACACTGAAGGGCGTGGACCGGCTGCCGCCGCGCGCCCCCGTGCGCTCCGGTCCGCTGACCCGGGTCGTCCAGGGGCTGTTGCGCAAGGACCCGCGGGAGCGGCTCACCCGCCAGGTGGTCCGCGGGGTCCTCGTCCGGGTGCTGAGCGGGGATCCCGGTGCCGCCCCGGCGGGGATGCCGGGCCCCCGGCTGCGCGGCGGCCACCTCGCGGGCGTGCGGAGCGCGGGAACGGGGCCCGGCCGGCGGGCCGTGGCGCTCGGCACCGCGCTGGCCGTCGTGACCGTCGCGGTCGCCGTGCTCGGCGCGTCACGGGGGCTGCCCGGTACCGGGGCCGGTGCCGCCGCCGACGCGCCGCCGGCGTCGGCCTCCGCACCGGCCGGTTCCGGCCCGGCGGGCGACGGGCGGGACGAGCCGGGCGACCGGGGCACGGCCCCGCCGTCCGCTCCGCCCCCGTCGGGCGGGGGCGGCCTCCCGCCCGGCTACCGCACGGTGCGCGCACCGGAGGGCTTCTCCGTCGCGCTGCCCGCGGGCTGGGAGCGGCGGGACACCTCGCGCGTGGCCGGCCTGGCGTACCGCGTCACCTTCGGCGCCGACGGGGATCCGCGCACCCTCGCCGTCACCTACAGCGAGCGGGTGGGAGCGGACGCCGTGGCCGTGTGGCGGGACGACGTGGAGCCCGCTCTGGAACGGTCCGGCGGCTACGAGCGGATCGGCGGGATCCGGGCGACCACGTACCTGGGGCACGAGGCCGCCGACATGGAGTGGTACGCCACGGCCGACGGCACCCGCGTGCGCACCTTCGGCCGCGGGTTCCTGCTGGGCGGCGGGCGCGGCTTCTCACTGCGCTGGACCACCCCGGCCGACGGCTGGGAGGAACCCGCCGGCCGGGAGGCGCTGCGCACCTTCCTGCGGACGTTCCGGCCCGGTACGGACTGA
- a CDS encoding LLM class F420-dependent oxidoreductase — protein MARIGYTMMTEQAGPRELVDHVVRAEEAGFDFSVTSDHYFPWLGSQGHSPYAWSVLGAAAQATSRIPLMTYVTCPTFRYHPAVVAQKAATLQLLSEGRFRLGLGSGENLNEHVVGGGWPSVDVRHEMLEEAVGIIRALFEGGHVNHRGTHFDVESARLWDLPDQPPPIGIAVSGERSCALAGRLADLVIATEPEAELLDSFDRHGGRGKPRVGQLPVCYDPDRDAAVERAHAQFRWFGNGWKVNSELPHPASFEAATRFVRPDDVAASIPCGSDPADFVEAVRPYAEAGFTEIALVQIGGESQPRYLDWSEKTLLPALREAFG, from the coding sequence ATGGCGCGTATCGGATACACGATGATGACCGAGCAGGCCGGGCCCCGTGAGCTGGTCGACCATGTGGTGCGGGCGGAGGAGGCGGGCTTCGACTTCTCGGTGACCTCCGACCACTACTTCCCGTGGCTGGGGTCGCAGGGGCACTCGCCGTACGCCTGGAGCGTGCTCGGCGCCGCCGCGCAGGCCACCTCGCGGATTCCGCTGATGACGTATGTGACGTGTCCGACGTTCCGCTACCACCCGGCGGTGGTGGCGCAGAAGGCGGCGACCCTTCAGTTGCTGTCCGAGGGCCGGTTCCGGCTGGGGCTCGGTTCCGGGGAGAACCTCAACGAGCACGTGGTGGGCGGCGGCTGGCCGTCCGTGGACGTGCGGCACGAGATGCTCGAGGAGGCGGTGGGCATCATCCGGGCCCTGTTCGAGGGCGGCCATGTGAACCACCGGGGCACCCACTTCGACGTCGAGTCGGCCCGGCTGTGGGACCTGCCGGACCAGCCGCCGCCGATCGGCATCGCGGTGTCCGGGGAGCGTTCCTGCGCCCTCGCGGGCCGGCTCGCCGACCTGGTGATCGCCACGGAGCCGGAGGCGGAGCTGCTCGACTCCTTCGACCGGCACGGCGGGCGGGGCAAGCCCCGGGTGGGGCAGCTGCCGGTCTGCTACGACCCCGACCGGGACGCGGCCGTCGAACGCGCCCACGCCCAGTTCCGCTGGTTCGGCAACGGCTGGAAGGTCAATTCCGAGCTGCCGCATCCGGCCTCCTTCGAGGCGGCGACCCGGTTCGTGCGGCCCGACGACGTCGCCGCGTCCATCCCGTGCGGCAGCGACCCGGCGGACTTCGTCGAGGCCGTACGCCCTTACGCCGAGGCCGGCTTCACCGAGATCGCCCTGGTCCAGATCGGCGGCGAGTCCCAGCCGCGTTACCTGGACTGGTCGGAGAAGACGCTGCTGCCGGCGCTGCGGGAGGCGTTCGGCTGA